The Corvus hawaiiensis isolate bCorHaw1 chromosome 2, bCorHaw1.pri.cur, whole genome shotgun sequence genome includes a window with the following:
- the LOC125337609 gene encoding serine/arginine repetitive matrix protein 2-like, giving the protein MDQTLNPCNMSCTKSTHFCGDDKMLIDPLMLKKKLNRMATEPGAFEVLSSLLLYVTELAAGDPEISNKRTKWAEGKENQVSSNQPCPGPVRVQYPTRFQLLRSRFLNNNREPYTKKRREVGKLVIKEKLWMSRAGNKLDRSRDRKGDGKAVEEDEDTAPSERARWSNVPGKNTVKNILKKFLAAEEKEAKEKSPSWKKKGANISLPKIVNKNSVLSKLKEQFEQSAFCSAAEVKASLLRKGERKTKSFQSRKTIHKPEVRMLRMAAMTATGIKSPESQNLVCSMVPVPRLSMATKINHPWSWSKNNATNQPFGQGTLLNEKEGSNRDHGENKTLANAAQDREDKEELLVAPEAMLDAKDCAKIDSTNQAPNFHPVLGNSSTTHKNKALADCIPPLSECGLDCDRTNMPAGPDTSSLLGITSVLQLVKEDSPPSDSPDSSTAEESHEQSPQDTKPGEIPEISLYVYSSEEDDTELTESEEDPFFAGQKCFPEQKALENILPFYSPRFSASCEVESPMDDQQLTVLIPASGTKPPMVQKEALDLRRKCSEEAKFHSEDKMSSSKNNSYIPHMEDKENKTPNSQMQNEFKTTQPQPPQINCSSQNSVSDVDMPIPGANQNKPILSSNESLEPKPGAAEEKDTSSPLEKTQSPLPGDLVKHSSFISEEDLGTDKLSSSNEMMNHSNNQALHRSSLTDLETCHRPFESFIEHEEDTVDEMPWPDSEAWKSPLSTPLPISMSGIAGQSIHHTLGNPPALPPIDLVGQGAGGVQHEHDSHGSEKHPHPPSDELTNGGNDTMGEKKTMCDFKNQALFPNHATENENSTDKETNTCQRLENCLSHSTTKPGKHENKTTLAREPPLPLEKSKTPTLDDTKKQGCDMLEENPIPSSTELVSDQKKDAKSRNKISEHTRDKLFSSDDDMKDGSDRMETEEKEEKNVLPKFEQKQVLPPNDTVDHDNNSSKENDAHRPQTSQLSSSEHDTNIQGVKNTGQSLEHLAPPRDFVKHKHDMTGDEDIYCNNRKNHLDSSDEPMKHANDSEGLENTKSDFNNYSMPPRNTARQDNKTSDEDNSTLETQKQMSPGDLVKPETKSDKKEAQHTSEKFQSSSSNKVPNCQDRSSSRERMQTTPAAEDTGSPAREVVKEDIEQQFSGKHQLPPSRKSEMHEENIPGDKQQMRFEDLPTPDTNTAKEKDKLPSSRKYSSVPPETLNKKRNQEKITPEPKQKPSDSSGFKKPGTNSVKKKDEDTNSEKLPSSNRVLKPQEKSTSGERKQKTPAREDTRSPEEKAVKEKDKYQGSGNHQLPPSSKLLKPEKNIPGGEKPKTVSKSFTKPDLNAVKRKSKDPTSGMCQSPYSNLPVKSQENNATAKKEHLPPPYDEKPTHKTGSPEKKREPERREKYKIGSSAQSERHSNHGSGEEGPVMDFRSYQAPLPSNGINCKSSAVPKETSLSNTEKSPKSSSSLHVASKDEENPAGNREKQPGFKKYKALSSKTLVRHEKDAAEREGSGQAAGKTSEKKAELEDCSKATPFSKYTVESYSEGSLDSAFKPLIIRVTDTFKHHS; this is encoded by the coding sequence CACCAAAAGCACACACTTCTGTGGAGATGATAAGATGCTTATAGACCCTCTGATGCTGAAGAAGAAGCTCAATAGGATGGCAACAGAGCCAGGAGCCTTTGAGGTTCTCAGCAGTCTGCTGCTATACGTCACTGAGCTCGCAGCTGGTGATCCAGAGATCAGCAACAAGAGGACAAAATGGGCAGAAGGTAAAGAAAACCAGGTGAGCTCTAACCAGCCATGTCCAGGTCCAGTCAGGGTTCAGTATCCAACCAGATTTCAGCTCTTGCGGTCCAGGTTTCTAAACAACAATCGTGAGCCGTACAccaagaagagaagagaagttGGCAAACTGGTCATtaaagagaagctgtggatgagCAGGGCTGGTAACAAGCTGGACAGAAGTAGAGACAGGAAGGGAGATGGAAAAGCAGTGGAGGAGGATGAAGACACAGCACCCAGTGAGAGGGCAAGGTGGAGTAATGTGCCTGGAAAAAACACAGTGAAGAACATCCTGAAGAAATTTTTagctgctgaagaaaaagaagcgAAGGAGAAgtctcccagctggaaaaagaagGGAGCAAACATCAGTTTGCCAAAAATAGTCAACAAGAATTCAGTCCTGTCCAAACTGAAGGAGCAGTTTGAACAAAGTGctttctgctcagctgcagaggtgaaagcATCCCTCTTGCGCAAAGGTGAAAGAAAGACTAAAAGCTTTCAGAGCAGAAAAACTATTCATAAGCCTGAGGTCAGAATGCTGCGCATGGCAGCAATGACAGCCACAGGTATAAAGAGTCCAGAGTCCCAAAATTTAGTGTGCTCTATGGTCCCAGTGCCCAGACTAAGCATGGCTACAAAAATTAACCATCCCTGGAGCTGGTCGAAAAATAATGCCACAAACCAGCCTTTTGGTCAGGGAACACTACTGAACGAAAAGGAAGGATCCAACAGAGACCATGGAGAGAACAAAACACTGGCAAATGCAGCACAGGACAGGGAGGACAAAGAAGAGTTACTCGTGGCACCAGAGGCCATGTTGGATGCAAAGGACTGTGCTAAAATAGATTCCACAAACCAGGCACCCAACTTTCATCCTGTTCTAGGTAACTCTTCAACTACTCATAAAAACAAAGCTCTTGCAGACTGCATTCCTCCCTTATCAGAATGTGGTCTAGATTGTGACAGAACTAACATGCCAGCTGGGCCTGACACATCTTCACTATTGGGAATTACCAGTGTTCTGCAACTTGTTAAGGAAGACAGCCCACCTTCTGACTCGCCTGACTCTAGCACAGCTGAAGAATCCCACGAGCAAAGCCCTCAGGATACTAAACCAGGAGAGATTCCTGAAATATCGCTGTATGTATACAGCTCAGAGGAAGATGACACAGAGCTCACAGAGTCAGAAGAGGATCCTTTCTTTGCAGgccaaaaatgttttccagagcagaaagCGCTGGAAAACATTCTGCCATTTTACTCTCCAAGATTTTCAGCATCTTGTGAAGTTGAGTCTCCAATGGATGATCAACAGCTAACTGTCCTAATACCAGCTTCTGGCACAAAGCCACCAATGGTCCAAAAAGAGGCACTGGATTTAAGACGCAAATGTTCTGAGGAAGCAAAATTTCACAGTGAAGACAAAATGTCTTCTAGCAAAAATAATAGTTATATCCCACATATGGAGGACAAGGAGAATAAAACACCCAACAGCcaaatgcaaaatgaatttaaaactACGCAGCCACAGCCTCCTCAAATCAATTGTAGCTCCCAAAATAGTGTTTCCGATGTGGACATGCCAATTCCAGGTGCAAATCAGAACAAACCTATACTCTCCTCAAATGAGAGCCTGGAGCCAAAGCCtggtgctgcagaagaaaaggacaCCTCTTCTCCTTTGGAAAAGACACAAAGCCCTTTGCCAGGTGACCTTGTAAAGCACAGTTCCTTTATTTCAGAAGAAGATTTGGGGACAGATAAATTATCTTCATCAAATGAAATGATGAATCACTCAAACAATCAAGCCCTGCACAGGAGTTCCTTAACTGACCTGGAGACCTGCCACAGGCCATTTGAATCTTTCATTGAGCATGAAGAGGACACTGTGGATGAGATGCCCTGGCCTGACTCTGAGGCATGGAAGTCACCCTTGTCAACCCCTTTACCAATATCAATGAGTGGGATTGCAGGACAAAGTATCCATCACACTCTTGGAAATCCTCCAGCACTTCCGCCTATTGATCTGGTGGGACAGGGAGCTGGTGGTGTGCAACATGAGCATGACAGCCATGGCTCTGAGAAGCATCCACACCCCCCTTCAGATGAGTTGACAAATGGTGGGAATGACACAATGGGGGAGAAGAAAACTATGTGTGATTTTAAGAACCAAGCACTATTCCCAAATCatgcaacagaaaatgaaaactctACTGACAAAGAGACAAATACATGTCAGAGACTTGAGAACTGTCTTTCACATtcaaccacaaagccaggaaaacatgaaaataaaaccacGCTAGCAAGAGAACCCCCATTACCCTTGGAGAAGAGCAAAACACCAACATTAGATGATACCAAAAAACAAGGATGTGATATGCTGGAAGAGAACCCAATTCCTTCATCAACTGAATTGGTCTCAGACCAAAAGAAGGATGCAAAAAGTAGAAATAAGATATCTGAACACACAAGGGATAAGCTCTTCTCCTCAGATGATGACATGAAGGATGGAAGTGATAGAATggagacagaagagaaagaagaaaaaaatgtcttgcCTAAATTTGAGCAGAAACAAGTACTCCCACCAAATGATACTGTGGATCATGATAATAACTCTTCAAAGGAGAATGATGCTCATAGACCTCAAACATCCCAGTTATCTTCATCAGAGCATGATACCAACATTCAAGGAGTGAAAAATACTGGACAGAGTTTGGAGCATCTAGCACCTCCAAGAGATTTTGTGAAACACAAACATGATATGACAGGAGATGAAGACATCTACTGCAATAATAGGAAGAACCACCTGGACTCATCAGATGAGCCAAtgaaacatgcaaatgacagtgAAGGGCTAGAAAACACCAAGTCAGACTTCAACAATTATTCAATGCCACCAAGAAATACAGCAAGGCAAGACAATAAGACCTCTGATGAGGACAATAGCACTCTAGAGACACAGAAACAGATGTCACCAGGTGACCTTGTAAAGCCTGAAACTAAGTCAGACAAAAAAGAGGCTCAACATACCTCTGAGAAGTTCCAGTCGTCTTCTTCAAACAAAGTGCCAAATTGTCAAGACAGAAGCTCTTCAAGGGAGAGGATGCAAACGACACCAGCAGCAGAAGACACTGGATCACCTGCAAGAGAGGTAGTAAAAGAAGATATTGAGCAGCAGTTTTCTGGGAAGCACCAGCTACCTCCAtcaagaaaatcagaaatgcaTGAGGAAAATATTCCAGGAGACAAACAGCAAATGAGATTTGAAGATCTTCCAACACCTGATACAAATActgcaaaagagaaagacaaactTCCAAGTTCCAGGAAGTATTCATCAGTACCACCAGAAAcattaaataagaaaagaaatcaagaaaaaattaCTCCAGAACCAAAGCAAAAACCATCAGATTCTTCAGGTTTTAAGAAGCCTGGTActaattctgtaaaaaaaaaggatgaagatACAAATTCTGAGAAGCTGCCTTCTTCAAACAGAGTGCTGAAGCCTCAAGAAAAAAGCACTTCAGGAGAGAGGAAGCAAAAGACGCCAGCAAGAGAGGACACCAGGTCACCTGAAGAAAAGGCTgtaaaagagaaagataaataCCAAGGTTCTGGAAACCATCAGTTACCTCCTTCAAGTAAATTATTGAAGCCTGAGAAAAATATTCCAGgaggagaaaaaccaaaaactgtATCCAAAAGTTTTACAAAGCCTGATTTAAATGCTGTAAAACGTAAGAGCAAAGATCCAACTTCTGGGATGTGCCAGTCCCCATACTCAAATTTGCCTGTGAAGTCTCAAGAAAATAATGCCACAGCCAAAAAGGAGCATTTGCCACCACCATATGATGAAAAACCAACGCATAAGACTGGTAGTCCAGAAAAGAAGAGGGAacctgagagaagagagaaatacaAGATCGGTTCTTCAGCCCAGTCAGAGAGGCACAGCAATCATGGCTCAGGAGAGGAGGGCCCTGTGATGGATTTCAGAAGCTATCAAGCTCCATTGCCAAGCAATGGCATAAACTGTAAAAGCAGTGCTGTCCCAAAAGAGACCAGTTTGTCTAATACAGAGAAATCCCCCAAATCATCCTCATCATTACATGTTGCATCAAAAGATGAGGAAAATCCTGCTGGAAATAGAGAAAAGCAGCCTGGATTTAAGAAGTACAAAGCACTCTCGTCAAAGACTTTGGTGAGGCATGAGAAAGACGCTGCTGAAAGGGAGGGGAGTGGGCAGGCAGCTGGCAAAACAAGCGagaaaaaagcagagctggaggacTGCTCTAAAGCAACACCATTCTCAAAATACACAGTGGAAAGCTACAGTGAAGGATCCTTAGATTCAGCTTTCAAACCATTGATCATTAGAGTAACTGACACATTTAAACATCACAGCTAA